One genomic segment of Terrihabitans soli includes these proteins:
- a CDS encoding class I SAM-dependent methyltransferase, whose translation MTQPAPFAERLKKRPNLRDEARFIKSWIDKPLITGAVSPSGKALADMMAAPIDPEVEGQVLEIGPGTGPVTEALIRRGVDESRLVLLEFNPGFVDLLRQRFPRATIVQGDAYDVIGLTQNVLTGPVAGIVSSLPLLTKPVPRRAKFLNDCFALAAPGAPFCQFTYMVAPPIPLFAIGDAEASGSPLIWRNVPPARVWTYRLPAATDRE comes from the coding sequence ATGACCCAGCCCGCGCCTTTTGCCGAACGTCTCAAGAAGCGGCCCAATCTTCGGGACGAAGCGCGGTTCATTAAATCCTGGATCGACAAGCCTCTCATCACCGGCGCGGTCTCGCCCTCGGGCAAGGCGCTGGCCGATATGATGGCGGCGCCCATCGATCCGGAGGTCGAGGGCCAGGTTCTCGAAATCGGTCCGGGCACAGGCCCCGTTACCGAAGCCCTCATCCGCCGCGGCGTCGATGAGAGCCGGCTCGTTCTCCTCGAATTCAATCCGGGCTTTGTCGATCTTCTGCGCCAGCGTTTTCCGCGCGCGACGATCGTGCAGGGCGACGCCTATGACGTGATCGGCCTGACGCAGAACGTCCTCACCGGTCCTGTCGCCGGCATCGTGTCGAGCCTGCCGCTCTTGACCAAGCCGGTGCCGCGCCGCGCCAAGTTCCTCAATGACTGTTTCGCGCTCGCCGCTCCCGGCGCGCCCTTCTGCCAGTTCACTTACATGGTCGCCCCGCCGATCCCGCTGTTTGCGATCGGCGATGCGGAAGCTTCCGGCAGCCCGCTGATCTGGCGCAATGTGCCGCCGGCGCGCGTATGGACCTACCGCCTTCCCGCGGCCACCGACCGGGAATGA
- the dapB gene encoding 4-hydroxy-tetrahydrodipicolinate reductase yields MRLVVVGAAGRMGCALIRALLLTPGATLAAAIEREGSPALGSDAGALVGLPETGIRVTSDALTAFSQAEGVLDFTSPSATVEFAALAAQARIVHVIGTTGFVDDDLKKLDAAARHAVLIRSGNMSLGVNLLAALVRKAAAALPDFDIEVLEMHHRDKVDAPSGTALLLGDAAASGREVSLNDAAVKSREGHTGARKPGTIGFATLRGGSVVGEHSVILAGPGERLELSHKAEDRGIFAAGAIRAALWGKGRSPGHYSMADVLGIADL; encoded by the coding sequence ATGCGCCTCGTTGTCGTCGGTGCCGCTGGACGTATGGGATGCGCGCTGATCCGCGCGCTCCTTCTGACACCGGGCGCGACGCTTGCGGCCGCCATCGAACGCGAAGGCTCTCCGGCGCTGGGCTCGGACGCCGGGGCGCTGGTCGGCCTGCCGGAAACCGGCATCCGCGTCACCTCCGATGCGCTCACCGCCTTCTCCCAGGCGGAAGGCGTGCTCGACTTCACCTCGCCTTCGGCAACCGTGGAGTTCGCGGCTTTGGCTGCGCAGGCGCGGATTGTGCATGTCATCGGCACGACGGGGTTTGTCGATGACGATCTCAAAAAGCTCGACGCTGCCGCGCGTCATGCCGTGCTGATCCGCTCCGGCAATATGTCGCTCGGCGTCAATCTTCTGGCCGCGCTCGTCCGCAAGGCGGCGGCGGCTTTGCCGGATTTCGACATCGAAGTTCTCGAAATGCATCATCGCGACAAAGTCGATGCGCCGTCCGGCACCGCGCTCCTTCTCGGCGATGCGGCGGCCTCAGGCCGCGAGGTCTCGCTCAATGATGCAGCCGTAAAATCGCGCGAGGGCCATACCGGCGCCCGCAAGCCGGGAACGATCGGCTTTGCGACGCTGCGCGGCGGCTCCGTCGTCGGCGAGCATTCGGTCATCCTCGCCGGGCCCGGCGAGAGGCTGGAACTTTCACATAAGGCAGAAGACCGGGGCATATTTGCCGCCGGCGCCATTCGTGCA
- the pyrF gene encoding orotidine-5'-phosphate decarboxylase, with translation MTKIPARDRLIVALDLADVTAAERAVRTLGDSVAFYKIGYELGFVGGLTLAEKLAGEGKQIFLDFKLHDIGNTVARGVASLARIGATFLTVHAYPQTMRAAVEGRGDADVKLLAVTALTSYDDADAAEAGYGLAIRDLVRLRAEQARTIGLDGIVCSAAETSLVRDAAGPSLAIVTPGIRPAGSAAGDQKRTLTPAEAISAGVDYLVVGRPIMAAKDPKAAADSIVAEIETAL, from the coding sequence GTGACGAAGATCCCTGCCCGCGACCGGCTGATCGTCGCGCTCGACCTTGCCGATGTCACCGCCGCCGAGCGCGCGGTAAGGACGCTCGGGGACAGCGTGGCCTTCTACAAGATCGGTTATGAGCTCGGCTTTGTCGGCGGCCTGACCCTCGCCGAAAAACTTGCCGGTGAAGGCAAGCAGATCTTTCTCGATTTCAAACTGCACGATATCGGCAATACGGTCGCGCGCGGCGTTGCGAGCCTCGCCAGAATCGGCGCGACCTTCCTCACCGTGCACGCCTATCCGCAGACCATGCGCGCTGCCGTCGAAGGGCGCGGCGATGCCGATGTGAAGCTGCTCGCCGTCACCGCGCTCACTTCCTATGACGATGCGGACGCGGCCGAAGCGGGCTATGGCCTGGCGATCCGCGATCTTGTGCGCCTACGGGCCGAACAGGCGCGCACCATCGGCCTCGACGGCATTGTCTGCTCGGCGGCCGAAACCTCGCTTGTGCGCGATGCCGCCGGACCGTCCCTCGCCATCGTCACCCCCGGCATCCGCCCGGCCGGGAGCGCTGCCGGAGACCAGAAACGTACCCTGACCCCGGCCGAGGCGATTTCCGCCGGGGTCGACTATCTTGTTGTGGGGCGGCCGATTATGGCCGCCAAGGATCCGAAAGCCGCCGCAGACAGCATCGTGGCGGAGATCGAAACGGCGCTGTAG
- a CDS encoding DUF1330 domain-containing protein, which translates to MPKGYWIVRVDVTNPDGYAPYAQAAAPAVAKFGGRYLARGGKHEALQGTARSRNVIVEFPSYQAAVDCWNSPEYQAAKKFRDGNCEAEWVAVEGLE; encoded by the coding sequence ATGCCCAAGGGCTATTGGATTGTGCGCGTGGATGTGACGAACCCGGACGGCTATGCGCCCTATGCGCAGGCGGCGGCGCCTGCGGTCGCAAAGTTCGGCGGCAGATATCTGGCGCGCGGCGGCAAGCATGAAGCGCTGCAGGGCACCGCGCGTTCGCGCAATGTGATTGTCGAATTCCCGAGTTATCAGGCTGCGGTGGATTGCTGGAACTCGCCGGAATATCAGGCGGCCAAGAAGTTCCGCGACGGCAATTGCGAAGCCGAATGGGTCGCCGTCGAAGGGCTGGAGTAG
- a CDS encoding NADPH-dependent FMN reductase, translated as MSEPKLLVFAGSVRTGSLNETLASFVVRRLTARAAHVSHISLTDYDMPLYNGDREKADGPPENAKKLCALFYEHQGIFIAGPEYNAGITPLTKNTIDWISRVEKGAVFRSRAFALGGASDGRLGAYRSLMATRQVLELGCNAFVQPEMISVPQASKAYDANGDLVDAALKSADRCLDALIANAKRYVS; from the coding sequence ATGAGCGAACCGAAACTTCTCGTATTTGCCGGATCGGTCCGCACGGGTTCGCTCAATGAAACCCTTGCCAGCTTTGTCGTGCGCCGCCTGACCGCGCGCGCCGCGCATGTCAGCCATATCAGCCTTACCGATTACGACATGCCGCTCTACAACGGCGACCGCGAGAAAGCGGACGGCCCGCCTGAGAACGCGAAGAAGCTCTGCGCGCTGTTCTACGAGCATCAGGGCATTTTCATCGCCGGGCCCGAATACAATGCCGGCATCACCCCGCTGACGAAGAACACGATCGACTGGATCAGCCGCGTCGAAAAAGGCGCCGTCTTCCGCAGCCGCGCCTTTGCGCTTGGCGGCGCCTCGGACGGACGGCTCGGCGCCTATCGCAGCCTCATGGCGACGCGGCAGGTTCTCGAGCTCGGCTGCAACGCTTTCGTTCAGCCCGAAATGATCTCCGTGCCGCAGGCCTCGAAAGCCTATGACGCCAACGGCGATCTTGTTGACGCTGCGCTGAAATCGGCCGATCGCTGCCTTGACGCTCTGATCGCCAACGCAAAGCGGTACGTATCGTGA